A genomic segment from Arcobacter acticola encodes:
- a CDS encoding dihydrofolate reductase: protein MKISMIVAYGKNWEIGLNNEMLWHISEDFKNFKTITSGHHILMGRKTFESIGKPLPNRTSIVLSNTGFKHEGVHTFNDIQEAFNFARESAEEELFIIGGANIYETLFPYVDKMYLSEVDFEGVADAFLKPIDFSIWDLAEEKSYDAIIEHGKTKSPAWKFKVWVKKD, encoded by the coding sequence ATGAAAATCTCAATGATAGTTGCCTATGGTAAAAACTGGGAAATTGGTTTAAATAATGAAATGTTATGGCATATAAGTGAAGATTTTAAAAACTTTAAAACTATAACTTCAGGGCATCATATTTTAATGGGTAGAAAAACTTTTGAAAGCATAGGAAAACCTCTTCCAAATAGAACTTCAATTGTTCTTTCAAATACTGGATTTAAACATGAAGGTGTTCATACTTTTAATGATATTCAAGAGGCATTTAATTTTGCAAGAGAATCAGCAGAAGAGGAACTATTTATAATAGGTGGAGCAAATATCTATGAAACACTTTTCCCTTATGTTGATAAAATGTATTTAAGTGAAGTTGATTTTGAAGGTGTTGCTGACGCTTTTTTAAAACCTATTGATTTCTCAATTTGGGATTTAGCAGAAGAAAAATCTTATGATGCGATAATTGAACATGGAAAAACTAAATCTCCAGCTTGGAAATTTAAAGTTTGGGTAAAGAAAGATTAA
- a CDS encoding D-2-hydroxyacid dehydrogenase, translating into MKLVILDRKTLGNDVDISIFEKFGEVVSYDITKENETLDRIKDADIVITNKVFINSNHMDNSEMKLICITATGTNNVDLVYAKEKNIEVKNVAGYSSSSVAQVAFSMIFHFVTKLNYYKKYVDEGNWQKSPIFTHIDNPFFELDGKRVGIIGLGDIGRNFAFKANAFGCEVVYYSTSGKNSNSEYKRVELDELLKTSDIISIHCPLNENTKDLLNYENMKNIKDGAILLNLGRGGIINESDLAKIIDEKEIYCGIDVVSVEPILESNPLLKVKNKEQLLLTPHIGWASIEARRKLISLVAKNIESFIF; encoded by the coding sequence ATGAAACTAGTAATTTTAGATAGAAAAACATTAGGTAATGATGTTGATATAAGTATTTTTGAGAAGTTTGGTGAAGTAGTTTCTTATGATATTACAAAAGAAAATGAAACACTTGATAGAATAAAAGATGCTGATATTGTTATTACAAATAAAGTTTTTATAAACTCAAATCATATGGATAATTCAGAAATGAAACTTATTTGTATCACTGCAACTGGTACTAATAATGTAGATTTGGTTTATGCAAAAGAAAAAAATATAGAAGTAAAAAACGTAGCTGGATATTCAAGTTCATCAGTTGCTCAAGTTGCTTTTTCTATGATTTTTCATTTTGTAACGAAGCTAAATTATTATAAAAAATATGTAGATGAGGGGAATTGGCAAAAATCACCAATATTTACCCATATAGACAATCCTTTTTTTGAACTAGACGGTAAAAGAGTTGGAATCATTGGTCTTGGAGATATTGGAAGAAATTTTGCTTTTAAAGCTAATGCTTTCGGATGTGAAGTTGTTTATTATTCAACATCGGGTAAAAATTCAAATAGTGAATATAAAAGAGTAGAACTAGATGAATTACTAAAAACAAGTGATATTATTTCAATTCATTGTCCATTAAATGAAAATACAAAAGATTTGTTAAATTATGAAAATATGAAAAATATAAAAGATGGTGCAATTTTACTAAACCTAGGTCGTGGTGGAATTATAAATGAATCTGATTTAGCAAAAATAATAGATGAAAAAGAGATTTACTGTGGTATTGATGTGGTTTCAGTTGAGCCAATCTTAGAATCTAATCCACTTTTAAAAGTAAAAAATAAAGAACAACTTCTATTAACTCCACATATAGGTTGGGCTTCAATAGAAGCCAGAAGGAAACTTATTTCACTTGTGGCTAAAAATATAGAAAGTTTTATTTTCTAA
- a CDS encoding HTH domain-containing protein, which yields MTIKEAILKSLEDLQRLLTHNEIHEHIINQNYYNFGDAKTPAATISALLGDFIRKNDQRVKRIKGDKATYLYYLAKFEQDLDINEVASIINEKIEPKKLKKNETYLERDLHKLLCSYLKNKNIYTKTILHEESKNSKDDHQKWIHPDMIGIEFLSLSSKINKAFMKILNKSDTFKLTSYEIKKEINTDYELKKYYFQAVSNSSWANYGYLVAFEINDNLKDEMQRLNESFGIGIIELKSNPYESEILFQSKFKELDFKTIDKLCKVNEKYENFIELIERMLTIDERNYQSVEYELNSFCDEYFENDSEIKEYCQKHNIIFEEDEKIE from the coding sequence ATGACAATAAAAGAAGCTATCCTAAAAAGTCTTGAAGATTTACAAAGACTTTTAACTCATAATGAAATACATGAACATATTATTAACCAAAATTACTATAATTTTGGAGATGCAAAAACACCTGCAGCAACAATTTCTGCATTGTTAGGTGATTTTATTAGAAAAAATGACCAAAGAGTTAAAAGGATAAAAGGAGATAAAGCTACATATTTATATTACTTAGCAAAATTTGAACAAGATTTAGATATTAATGAAGTTGCTTCTATTATTAATGAAAAAATTGAGCCAAAAAAACTTAAAAAAAATGAAACTTACCTAGAGCGTGATTTACATAAATTACTTTGCAGTTATCTAAAGAATAAAAATATTTATACTAAAACTATTTTACATGAAGAATCAAAAAATTCTAAAGATGACCATCAAAAATGGATTCATCCTGATATGATTGGTATAGAATTTTTAAGTTTAAGTTCAAAAATCAATAAAGCATTTATGAAAATACTTAATAAATCAGATACTTTCAAACTTACTTCTTATGAAATAAAAAAAGAAATTAATACAGATTACGAACTTAAGAAGTATTATTTTCAAGCTGTATCAAATTCAAGTTGGGCAAATTATGGATACTTAGTTGCATTTGAAATAAATGATAATTTAAAAGATGAAATGCAAAGACTTAATGAATCTTTTGGAATAGGTATCATTGAACTTAAATCAAACCCTTATGAAAGTGAAATACTATTTCAATCAAAATTTAAAGAATTAGATTTTAAGACTATTGATAAACTATGTAAGGTAAATGAAAAATATGAAAATTTTATAGAGTTAATTGAAAGAATGCTAACTATAGATGAAAGAAACTATCAGTCTGTAGAATATGAGTTAAATAGTTTTTGTGATGAATACTTTGAAAATGATTCAGAAATTAAAGAATATTGTCAAAAACATAATATAATATTTGAAGAAGATGAAAAAATTGAATAA
- a CDS encoding thymidylate synthase gives MKQYLDLLQHILDNGIVKEDRTGTGTKSVFGYQMRFDLSNGFPLVTTKKTFLKGIISELLWFIEGSTDERRLAEIHYGDKRENIIGKNTVWTANADAQGNALGYTNTETIKELGPVYGAQWRSWMGASGKAYDQLADVINQIKTNPDSRRIILNAWNVAEIDNMALPPCHTFFQFYVANGKLSCQLYQRSADVFLGVPFNIASYALLTMMIAQVCDLEVGDFVHTFGDAHIYSNHMDQVNLQLSRTPHNLPSMKINSEVKDINDFKMSDFELLGYECDESIKAVMAV, from the coding sequence TTGAAACAATATTTAGATTTATTACAACACATACTAGATAATGGAATAGTAAAAGAAGATAGAACAGGAACAGGAACTAAATCCGTGTTTGGATATCAAATGAGATTTGATTTAAGTAATGGTTTTCCATTGGTTACTACTAAGAAAACTTTTTTAAAAGGTATTATCTCTGAGCTTTTATGGTTTATTGAAGGAAGTACAGATGAAAGAAGACTTGCAGAAATTCATTATGGTGATAAGCGTGAAAATATTATAGGTAAAAATACAGTTTGGACTGCAAATGCAGACGCACAAGGTAATGCTCTAGGTTACACAAATACTGAAACTATAAAAGAACTTGGACCTGTTTATGGAGCTCAATGGAGATCTTGGATGGGTGCAAGTGGAAAAGCCTATGATCAATTAGCAGATGTTATAAATCAAATAAAAACAAATCCAGATAGCAGAAGAATTATCTTAAATGCTTGGAATGTGGCAGAAATTGATAATATGGCGCTTCCTCCATGTCATACTTTTTTCCAATTTTATGTAGCAAATGGCAAACTATCTTGTCAACTATATCAAAGAAGTGCAGATGTGTTTTTAGGAGTTCCTTTTAATATTGCTTCTTATGCACTTTTAACTATGATGATTGCTCAAGTTTGTGATTTAGAAGTTGGAGATTTTGTGCATACTTTTGGTGATGCACATATTTACTCAAATCATATGGACCAAGTAAACTTACAATTAAGTAGAACTCCTCACAACTTACCAAGTATGAAAATCAATTCAGAAGTTAAAGATATAAATGATTTTAAAATGAGCGATTTTGAACTTCTTGGATATGAGTGTGATGAATCAATTAAAGCTGTGATGGCTGTATAA
- a CDS encoding MotA/TolQ/ExbB proton channel family protein: protein MLTDDDFIDLNSRFYTTCKPMSRIFTLLTVPTALFAIIVLCYFGFFPLKVEIHSVVLIGFIYLIYLFFIRHNAYYVSCKFKTQYEELFFYLKNYINNNLLTIGDITKANGSANDFLEDYTSNIRNTNFSSIASGIFPTLGILGTFISIAFSMPDFSSGTSNALEKEITVLLGGVGTAFYVSIFGIFLSIWWTFFEKIGMSRFEHDTYIIKENTKSFFWTKVDIESIHIKSNLDNYAKMSDVFEKLTSSNMMDNINTLIEKRVELLEDILKKELLLSTKISENIDNNESLSIMLRDVTLNMNTTIKSFEKQKDLYALNTELLNNNVSILNSHLHNLSSDNLKAIYTNIVKSIETMKSDMEKIEWKFKKELDDYDVKITDKLNHSLESIDNQTTKIIEDLTEFKNLSK, encoded by the coding sequence ATGTTGACTGATGACGATTTTATTGATTTAAATTCAAGATTTTATACCACTTGTAAACCCATGTCGAGAATATTTACTTTATTAACAGTACCTACTGCTCTTTTTGCAATAATTGTATTGTGTTATTTTGGGTTTTTCCCTTTAAAAGTTGAAATTCATAGTGTTGTTCTAATTGGATTTATTTATTTAATTTACCTATTTTTTATAAGACATAATGCTTATTATGTTTCTTGCAAGTTTAAAACGCAATATGAAGAATTGTTTTTTTATTTAAAAAATTATATTAATAATAATTTATTAACTATTGGAGATATTACAAAAGCAAATGGAAGTGCTAATGATTTCTTAGAAGACTATACAAGTAATATTAGAAATACAAACTTTTCTTCAATTGCATCTGGTATTTTCCCAACACTTGGTATTTTAGGTACTTTTATATCTATTGCATTTTCTATGCCTGATTTTTCTTCTGGAACTTCAAATGCTTTAGAAAAAGAGATTACTGTACTTTTAGGTGGAGTTGGAACTGCCTTTTATGTTTCAATTTTTGGTATCTTTTTATCAATTTGGTGGACTTTCTTTGAAAAAATTGGAATGAGTAGATTTGAACACGATACTTATATCATCAAAGAAAATACAAAATCATTTTTCTGGACAAAAGTTGATATTGAATCAATTCATATAAAAAGTAACTTAGATAACTATGCAAAAATGTCTGATGTATTCGAAAAACTAACATCTAGCAATATGATGGATAACATAAATACTTTAATAGAAAAAAGAGTTGAGTTACTTGAAGATATCTTGAAAAAAGAGTTATTACTTTCTACTAAAATCAGTGAAAATATTGATAATAATGAAAGTTTATCCATTATGTTAAGAGATGTTACTTTAAATATGAATACAACAATTAAAAGTTTTGAAAAACAAAAAGATTTATATGCTTTAAATACTGAACTTTTAAATAATAATGTTTCAATATTAAATTCACATTTACATAATCTAAGTTCTGATAATCTAAAAGCTATTTACACAAATATTGTAAAAAGTATAGAAACTATGAAATCAGATATGGAAAAAATTGAGTGGAAATTCAAAAAAGAGCTTGATGATTATGATGTTAAAATTACAGATAAATTAAATCACTCTTTAGAATCAATTGACAATCAAACTACAAAAATTATAGAAGATTTAACTGAATTCAAAAATTTATCAAAGTAG
- a CDS encoding L,D-transpeptidase, whose amino-acid sequence MIKMFLTLFVVLGSLVSVVAAEKYTISVCMTLSLDNALVCKKRIFDNMDGKVFIVKDKDERYYTYLDIFDNKNDALLVINKASPYVKQQKPYIKEISEEITALYSKKKTLIDLTQTVKKDRIQEVFIIDNNEKKIEEKVKQKKAENNQEIVLVSSNPEFEELKLVSSYPFYEGQKLSDDDYLKEQAQEEAKKIEEIKLISMDEFDKADDEKRAVEEQERQLEKPIEEPKKKVLLTNQIIEKTPNTQILDKVENKVENKIENKKEQKEIVEVVMNNPEDEPTILNYEELIIEVNANTNLMTVNAKINNELKEIKEYVVSTAKKDVKRPFGEGKISKISLNPIWYPTQDTLKTFRKRGINLPSVVPPGHKYNYMGAAKINLTHIVDGKNTYRIHGTLSEKTIGTNESAGCIRMKNSDVLQLAALINDFSQIKSLNEVKVILK is encoded by the coding sequence ATGATAAAAATGTTTTTAACTCTGTTTGTAGTATTAGGTAGTTTGGTTTCTGTAGTTGCTGCAGAAAAATATACAATTTCTGTTTGTATGACTTTGAGTTTAGATAATGCGCTTGTTTGCAAAAAGAGAATTTTTGATAATATGGATGGAAAAGTCTTTATTGTAAAAGATAAAGATGAAAGATATTATACATATTTAGATATTTTTGATAATAAAAATGATGCATTACTTGTAATAAACAAAGCATCGCCTTATGTTAAACAACAAAAACCTTATATAAAAGAAATTTCTGAGGAAATAACAGCTCTTTACTCAAAAAAGAAAACCCTTATTGATTTAACTCAAACTGTAAAAAAAGATAGGATTCAAGAAGTATTCATAATTGACAATAATGAAAAGAAAATTGAAGAAAAAGTTAAACAAAAAAAAGCAGAAAATAATCAAGAGATAGTACTTGTATCAAGTAATCCTGAATTTGAAGAATTAAAATTAGTATCATCTTATCCTTTTTATGAGGGTCAAAAATTATCAGATGATGATTATTTAAAAGAACAAGCTCAAGAAGAAGCAAAAAAGATTGAAGAAATAAAATTAATAAGTATGGATGAATTTGATAAAGCAGATGATGAAAAAAGAGCAGTAGAAGAACAAGAAAGACAATTAGAAAAACCAATAGAAGAACCAAAGAAAAAAGTTTTACTAACAAATCAAATAATTGAAAAAACTCCAAATACTCAAATCTTAGATAAAGTAGAAAACAAAGTAGAAAATAAGATTGAAAATAAAAAAGAACAAAAAGAAATAGTTGAAGTTGTAATGAATAACCCAGAAGATGAGCCTACTATTTTAAATTATGAAGAGTTAATAATAGAAGTTAATGCAAATACAAATTTGATGACTGTTAATGCAAAAATTAATAATGAATTAAAAGAAATAAAAGAGTATGTTGTTTCAACTGCAAAAAAAGATGTGAAAAGGCCTTTTGGAGAAGGAAAAATCTCTAAAATATCATTAAATCCTATTTGGTATCCAACCCAAGATACTTTGAAAACTTTTAGAAAAAGAGGAATAAATCTTCCATCAGTTGTTCCTCCTGGGCACAAATACAACTATATGGGAGCAGCAAAAATAAACTTAACTCATATAGTTGATGGTAAAAACACATATAGAATACATGGAACTCTAAGTGAAAAAACAATAGGAACAAATGAATCAGCAGGTTGTATTAGAATGAAAAATAGTGATGTTCTTCAACTTGCAGCTTTGATAAATGATTTTTCACAGATAAAAAGTTTGAATGAGGTAAAAGTTATATTGAAATAA
- a CDS encoding HPP family protein, giving the protein MKTFFKQFKKVNSEPMEKSNIIWSWIGSFLGILVISYFHSDFLDDRDLTLVIGSFGASAVLVYGAVNSPLAQPRNLIGGHILSAIIGVISFKLFHSHILLASAFSVATSILVMQLTLTLHPPGGATALIAVIGSPQIHDLGFLYVFVPVTSGAFILLVIAVIVNNIPKHRHYPESLKDYNKKWFTDD; this is encoded by the coding sequence ATGAAAACATTTTTTAAACAATTCAAAAAAGTAAACTCTGAACCTATGGAAAAATCAAATATTATTTGGTCATGGATAGGTTCTTTTTTAGGAATATTAGTAATCTCTTATTTCCATAGTGATTTTTTAGATGATAGAGATTTAACTCTAGTAATAGGTTCCTTTGGTGCAAGTGCTGTTTTAGTTTATGGAGCAGTTAACTCTCCACTTGCCCAACCTAGAAATCTAATAGGTGGACATATCTTATCAGCTATCATTGGTGTTATTTCATTTAAATTATTTCATTCGCATATATTATTAGCTTCTGCATTTTCTGTTGCAACTTCAATTTTAGTAATGCAATTAACACTAACCTTACATCCTCCTGGAGGTGCAACTGCACTTATTGCTGTAATTGGAAGTCCTCAAATCCATGACTTAGGTTTTTTATATGTTTTTGTTCCTGTTACATCAGGAGCATTTATATTACTTGTGATTGCAGTGATAGTAAATAATATTCCAAAACACAGACATTATCCTGAATCATTAAAAGACTATAATAAAAAATGGTTTACCGATGATTAG
- the recQ gene encoding DNA helicase RecQ, which yields MNKKYQILKDTFGHDKFRSFQEEVVDNIINKQDVLTILPTGGGKSLCYQLPTLLMDGVTVVISPLIALMQDQIKALNDLDIKAKMISSSQSNDENNFTMQKLLNGDLKFIYVAPERFTSNEFVGVLQRININYFVIDEAHCVSAWGHEFRAEYRNLDKLKRFFPNTAICAFTATATKKVEADIASNLNLQNAKHFRAKTIRDNIDIKVEPRIANGKTQILNFLKTHKGLCGIIYTFTRKEAESTAQFLSENGYSSKAYHAGLSPKVKDEVYDAFVYEKIDIVVATIAFGMGIDKSNIRFVIHTSLPKTLENYYQEIGRAGRDGEMSYVYLLYSKSDEVKRKIQIEEAIDNSYKQTGLDKLEAMYRYCVSNNCRHKIIANYFEDEIDDCKTLCDNCTKGEIEQVDVSVDAQKFLSAVYRSEQRFGTNHIIDILRASKNQKILEFEHDKLKVYGLGVDKSKNEWMAIADKLIDIQAVFLGEFRVLKLNTLGMEILKGNEKLFLDSDKLGIAQKIQEEETELSFDEQLYERFRVLRREIALEHEVPAYVIFGDKSLKEFASKLPTTKDEMLDINGVGLVKYEKYGEVFLNLAKEIKSEFSEKLETRAPLKKLTKTYLETFDLIEEGKTLEQIAQIRDLGLTSVLSHLTVLNEHEKVSKEKKEDLLKPLEISSEIKSWIEQGLKLDSLKELRQKLYLYEYLSKEN from the coding sequence ATGAATAAAAAATACCAAATACTAAAAGATACTTTCGGACACGATAAATTTAGAAGCTTCCAAGAAGAGGTTGTTGATAATATTATCAATAAACAAGATGTATTGACTATATTGCCAACGGGTGGTGGAAAATCACTTTGTTACCAACTTCCTACACTTTTAATGGATGGAGTTACTGTTGTAATTTCTCCTTTGATTGCTTTAATGCAAGATCAGATAAAAGCTTTAAATGACTTAGATATAAAAGCAAAAATGATAAGTTCATCTCAATCAAATGATGAGAATAACTTTACTATGCAAAAGCTTTTAAATGGTGATTTAAAGTTTATTTATGTAGCTCCTGAGAGATTTACTTCAAATGAATTTGTTGGTGTATTACAACGAATAAATATAAATTATTTTGTAATAGATGAAGCTCACTGTGTATCTGCTTGGGGTCATGAGTTTAGGGCTGAATATAGAAATCTTGATAAATTAAAAAGATTTTTTCCTAATACTGCTATTTGCGCTTTTACTGCAACTGCTACAAAAAAAGTTGAAGCTGATATTGCTTCAAATTTAAATTTACAAAATGCAAAACATTTTAGAGCAAAAACGATAAGAGATAATATCGATATAAAAGTTGAACCACGAATTGCAAATGGTAAAACTCAAATTTTAAACTTTTTAAAAACTCACAAAGGTTTATGTGGAATTATTTATACTTTTACAAGAAAAGAGGCTGAAAGTACAGCTCAATTTTTAAGTGAAAATGGTTATAGCTCAAAAGCATATCATGCGGGACTTAGTCCTAAAGTAAAAGATGAAGTTTATGATGCTTTTGTATATGAAAAAATTGATATAGTAGTTGCAACCATTGCTTTTGGTATGGGAATTGATAAATCAAATATTAGATTTGTAATACATACCTCATTACCAAAAACACTTGAAAATTATTATCAAGAAATAGGGCGAGCTGGACGTGATGGTGAGATGTCTTATGTATATTTACTTTATTCAAAAAGCGATGAGGTAAAAAGAAAAATACAAATAGAGGAAGCAATAGATAACTCATATAAACAAACTGGCTTGGATAAACTTGAAGCTATGTATAGATATTGCGTTTCAAATAATTGCCGACATAAAATAATTGCTAACTATTTTGAAGATGAGATTGATGATTGTAAAACCTTGTGTGATAATTGCACTAAAGGTGAAATAGAGCAAGTAGATGTAAGCGTAGATGCTCAGAAGTTTTTATCTGCTGTTTATAGAAGTGAACAAAGATTTGGAACAAATCATATTATAGATATTTTAAGAGCTTCAAAAAATCAGAAAATTTTAGAGTTTGAACATGACAAATTAAAAGTATATGGTTTAGGTGTAGACAAAAGTAAAAACGAATGGATGGCAATAGCTGATAAACTAATAGATATTCAAGCTGTATTTTTAGGTGAATTTAGAGTTTTAAAACTAAATACTTTAGGAATGGAAATACTAAAAGGAAATGAAAAACTTTTCCTTGATAGTGATAAACTAGGAATTGCCCAAAAAATTCAAGAAGAAGAAACTGAACTTAGTTTTGATGAGCAGTTATATGAAAGATTTAGAGTTTTAAGAAGAGAAATAGCATTAGAACATGAAGTTCCAGCTTATGTAATATTTGGAGATAAAAGCTTAAAAGAGTTTGCATCAAAACTTCCTACAACAAAAGATGAAATGTTAGATATAAATGGAGTGGGTCTTGTAAAATATGAAAAATATGGAGAAGTATTTTTAAATCTAGCAAAAGAGATAAAATCAGAATTTAGTGAAAAACTAGAAACAAGAGCACCTCTAAAAAAACTAACAAAAACATATTTAGAAACTTTTGATTTAATTGAAGAAGGAAAAACACTAGAGCAAATTGCACAAATAAGAGATTTGGGATTAACTTCGGTTTTATCTCACCTTACTGTTTTAAATGAGCATGAAAAAGTTTCAAAAGAAAAAAAAGAAGATTTGTTAAAACCTCTTGAAATATCTAGTGAGATTAAATCTTGGATAGAGCAGGGATTAAAACTTGATTCTTTAAAAGAGTTAAGACAAAAACTATATTTATATGAGTACTTATCAAAAGAAAATTAA
- a CDS encoding OmpA family protein: protein MYNNEQKNEENFWISYADLMAGLLFVFILVIGAIVIKYLYTQNNLEREKQALNLSQEEILNKNSALKKIQDEKAQLFYELAQARNIYEETKTKLDSANVSLDEKAKSISLNLAEIEKLKALLLEFDLKTKEQKDTNEKLSAELLNRQNIISLKDEELALLADKLLVQTQIHQKMVEEFDITKVKIKNLTGIKLNVIAKLREKLGKSINIDEKSGAIKFSSNILFDQNEYKLKEESKKELSIVLKKYLNTLVGDKEMRKFIESITIEGHTNSDGTYLSNLALSQQRALAVMQFLYDSNIIDKDLLSTYVNSSGRSSSDLILDKTGAEDKDASRRIEIKFAIKNEEAVKELQNFLGDKK, encoded by the coding sequence ATGTATAACAACGAACAAAAAAATGAAGAGAATTTTTGGATTTCATACGCTGACTTAATGGCAGGACTTCTTTTTGTATTTATTTTAGTAATTGGAGCTATTGTAATAAAATATCTTTATACTCAAAATAATTTAGAAAGAGAAAAACAAGCATTAAATTTAAGTCAAGAAGAGATACTAAATAAAAATAGTGCTCTAAAAAAAATCCAAGATGAAAAAGCTCAGCTATTTTATGAATTAGCACAAGCTAGAAATATTTATGAAGAAACAAAAACAAAACTTGATTCTGCAAATGTTTCACTTGATGAAAAAGCAAAAAGTATCTCTCTTAATTTAGCTGAAATTGAAAAATTAAAAGCTTTATTATTAGAATTTGATTTAAAAACAAAAGAGCAAAAGGATACTAATGAAAAGCTATCTGCTGAGCTTTTAAATAGACAAAATATCATAAGTTTAAAAGATGAAGAGTTAGCCTTATTAGCTGATAAGCTTTTAGTTCAAACACAGATTCATCAAAAAATGGTTGAAGAGTTTGATATCACAAAAGTTAAAATCAAAAATTTAACAGGTATTAAATTAAATGTTATTGCAAAACTTAGGGAAAAACTAGGGAAGTCTATAAATATAGATGAAAAAAGTGGAGCTATAAAATTCTCTTCAAATATTTTATTTGACCAAAATGAGTATAAATTAAAAGAGGAATCAAAAAAAGAGTTAAGCATAGTTCTAAAAAAATATTTAAACACATTGGTTGGTGATAAAGAGATGAGAAAATTCATTGAAAGTATCACTATTGAAGGTCATACAAATAGTGATGGTACGTATTTAAGTAACTTAGCTTTATCGCAACAAAGAGCACTTGCCGTTATGCAGTTTTTATATGATTCAAATATCATTGATAAAGATCTTTTAAGTACTTATGTTAACTCAAGTGGAAGATCATCATCTGATTTAATTTTAGATAAAACTGGAGCTGAAGATAAAGATGCTTCAAGAAGAATTGAGATTAAATTTGCAATAAAAAATGAAGAAGCAGTAAAAGAACTTCAAAACTTTTTAGGTGATAAAAAATGA
- a CDS encoding EF-hand domain-containing protein: MKNIVKAIKLSFVVAGSLSILGSALIAKDLPNRGPIEFSSYDTNKDGFVSEQEFNDLRAKRMEQKAEAAMPMKNAGNAPSFAMFDTNKDGKLTEVELLKGQNKQMQNNQKNMGMSPNGMKPKGKMPAFEDFDLNKDGMISLKEMEESREKRMEQNALDGKMMKNIANQPAFSDIDLNNDGNISKEEFLAHKPKPRQ, translated from the coding sequence ATGAAAAATATAGTAAAAGCAATTAAGTTAAGTTTTGTTGTAGCTGGTTCTTTATCAATTCTAGGAAGTGCACTTATTGCAAAAGATTTACCAAATAGAGGTCCAATTGAATTTTCATCATATGATACAAATAAAGATGGATTTGTAAGTGAACAAGAGTTTAATGATTTAAGAGCAAAAAGAATGGAGCAAAAAGCAGAAGCAGCAATGCCTATGAAAAATGCAGGAAATGCTCCATCATTTGCCATGTTTGATACAAATAAAGATGGTAAATTAACAGAAGTTGAGTTACTAAAAGGTCAAAATAAACAAATGCAAAATAACCAAAAGAATATGGGAATGAGTCCAAATGGTATGAAACCTAAAGGAAAAATGCCTGCATTTGAAGATTTCGATTTAAATAAAGATGGAATGATTAGTCTAAAAGAAATGGAAGAATCAAGAGAAAAAAGAATGGAACAAAATGCATTAGATGGGAAAATGATGAAAAATATTGCTAATCAACCAGCCTTTTCAGATATAGATTTAAATAATGATGGAAATATTAGTAAAGAAGAGTTTTTAGCTCATAAACCTAAGCCAAGACAATAA